CTTTAAAGAACATTTCACGGCGATAGTCGCAAATTGCGGTGAATAAGCCATCTTTATTGCCAAAATATTTATAGATAGAAGCTTTTGAACCCCCAGCATGATTAACAATGTCATCAAGAGAAACGGCATCATATCCTTTATCCAGAAACAGCTCGGTCGCACTTAGCAATAGTGCTAAGCGACGTTCTATACCTCTGCGTGTTTGGGGTTTTTCACATACTGAATGATGTGACTCAAGGACTGAATCATGCATAAAATTTTATAACAACGGTTAACTTTGCTTGTTTAGTATAGCAAAACTATCTTTAAGGATGGTCATCACTATTTTTTTAGGTCATCTGCTGAACAGTAATCACGAAATTAAAAAAATAAATGAATAGAAAATATAAGTTTAGAGTGAGTTCTGAAAAGATTTAATGATGTAACTTGATGTTCATTTTTAAGTTTAATAAAAATAAAGCGGCTAGGAATGTCTTAGCCGCTTTTAATTTAAAGGATAAGTTTTTTAAGCTTCAGTTTGAGAAACCTTATGTTCATCTTCTTCATCATCGTCAGCAGATTCCATTCCAAGTTCTTTTAACTTGCGAGTTAAAGTATTGCGACCCCAACCCAGTAATTCTGCTGCATGACGTTTTCGTCCACGCGTTTGTTGTAAAGCTGCATTAATTAAGGTGCGTTCAAACATTGGCGTAGCGATATCTAAAATCTTCATTTCGCCATTCTTAAGCTTTTGAATTGCCCATTGATTTAGTAATTCATCCCAATGGTGTAAGGAAATGCGTTCAAATGAAGGGGCAGGTTGTCCAGAGTCGCTATTCTTTTGTAATGGAACCTGTTTGAGTTCGGAAGGTAAATCTTCTGGATAAACTTCACGTCCAGTAATCATTACAGTTAACCAGCGACACGTGTTCTCAAGTTGTCGAACGTTACCGGGCCATGGCAACTGTTGCATATAGTCTGTTGTCTCGGTACGTAAGATTTTTGGACTTACGCCAAGTTCTTTACCTGCACGTGCAAGAAAATGCTGAGCCAGCATTGGTATATCTTCACTGCGATGAGCAAGTTTAGGAATGTGAATACGAATTACATTTAAGCGGTGATATAAGTCTTCACGAAAGCGACCTTCATTTACCAGTTTTTCTAAATCCTGATGTGTTGCTGCCACAATTCGAACATCAACTTTAACTGGAATATGTCCGCCTACACGATAAAATTCACCGTCAGCGAGTACACGAAGGAGTCGAGTCTGTGTTTCAAATGGCATGTCACCAATTTCATCAAGGAATAGTGTTCCACCATTTGCTTGTTCAAAGCGACCTTGATGTTGAGTGTTTGCGCCTGTAAATGCACCTTTTTCATGACCAAATAACTCGGTTTCAATCAAGTCTTTTGGAATAGCCGCCATATTTAAAGCAATAAAAGGCTTAGCGCGGCGTGGAGAATGCTTGTGTAAGGCATGCGCAACTAGTTCTTTACCTGTACCTGATTCACCATTAATTAAAACGGTAATATGAGACTGAGATAAACGACCAATAGCACGGAAAACCTCCTGCATTGCTGGAGATTCGCCAATAATTTCTGTTGATTGAAGAGGTGAAGCTGTTTTTGTGGCTTCTTGTTGTTGTAGCTTGTTGATATGCAGGATTGCACGATTGACCAAGGCTAAAGCTTCATCAATATCAAATGGCTTCGGTAAATATTCAAAAGCGCCTGTTTGATAGCTTGAAACAGCAGACTCTAAATCAGAGTGTGCAGTCATAATAATGACAGGTAAATCGGGATGAGAGTTTTTGACTTTGGATAAGAAAGTTAAACCATCAATTCCAGGCATTCGAATGTCAGTTAGGATGACATCGGGAGCATCATGATGCAAACGTTCAAGCGCAGTTTGAGCTTCTTCAAAATTGGTAACGTCAAAACCTTCTTCTTTAAAGGTCTTTTCCAATACCCATCGCATGGCGCGATCATCATCAATAACCCATATTTTATTTCGCGACACGGTCTGACTCCCAAGGTAAATATAAGCTAAAAATAGTTTTTCCAGGAACAGATTGGCATTCAATCATTCCATTATGTTGATGCATAATATTCTGTGCAATACTCAGGCCAAGCCCAGTACCTTTTGCTCGTCCGGTAACCAATGGATAAAACACTGACTCTAAAATACTCTCAGGTATACCCGGCCCATTGTCCTCAATGTCAACTCGCACCGTAGATCGATTCAGCACACCATTGATTGTGACAAGGCGTTGTATGCGGGTACGTAGAATTAGTTCTGGTTCATGATCGATAAAGAATGCTTTGTTTTCTGTTATGGCTTGAATTGCATTTACACTAATGTTGAGCATGACTTGGATTAACTGATCGCGATCGGCATTCACATCGGGTAAAGACAAATCATAGTCACGTATAATTTTAATTTTTTTCTTTGTTTGGTTTGCAATAAGAGAGCGTACTCGTTCTAAAGGTTCGTGTACGTTAACATTTTCATAGCTTGGTAGTTGTCTAGAACCTAACATGGTGTCAGCCAAATTGGTTAAACGATCTACTTCATTAATGATGACATCGGTGAATTCCGCATAAGTCTTATCATTTAAACTGCGAGCGAGTAACTGGGTTGCTCCTCGGATACCTGCAAGTGGGTTTTTAATTTCATGTGCAACGCCGCGTACAAGCTGCCTAGCGACCTGATGTTGTTGAACCAGATTTTCTTCTTTTGAAATCTTTAACATGCGGTCAATTGGGTTGAGTTCGATCAACAATAATGGATGGTAGCTTTTACCTGCATTTAATTGAGAAACTGTGTAATCCACATGGAGGTCTTTAAAGTTGACATTAATGACAGCTTCTCGACGCGTATAAGGTTGTCCGGTTTTTATAGTGTTTAATAAAGCTTCATGTGTATTGAAAGTATCATCAGGGGCATGAAGTAAGTTTAAAACGGGCTGTCCTGAAGCACGGAGCAAACTAATATCAAATAGTGCTTCGCAGGCAGAATTTAAATAAAAAATATTCAAGTTACTATCGATTAATAAAATCGCAGTAGTTAAGTTGTCTACCAATAGGCGATAGTCGATAGGGTTGTGTTGATCCATTAGCGAATCGTTCCTGTCTTAAAATAGCGCAATGGCATCTTCATTGGTTATCGGATTTTCACCGTTATAGAACATGAACGATGCAAAATATACGCCAACTTTGTTTATGGGTTATTTTAAAGTTTTAAGGTACTTAAAAACGCGCTGAAATCGTTCTTTATATCTTTTGATCAAAACAAATAGCTTTAGCCAAGATAATAACATGATCTAAATTGGTGCAAAGATGAGTTTTGGTGCAAATGTTGGTTGTATTTTGGTGCATTACACAAAGAGTAGGCTTTCCACCTATGCTTGAGACAAGAAAAGACATACAATACGCGCATTCAAGTGGAGCGCAGATTCATGAAGACCCCCAAAGTCGGTTTTGTTTCTTTAGGTTGTCCTAAGGCATTGGTAGATTCTGAACGAATTTTAACTCAGTTAAAGACTGAAGGTTATCAAGTTGCATCAGATTATGATGGTGCTGATTTAGTAGTTGTTAATACCTGTGGTTTTATTGAATCTGCGGTACAAGAGTCGCTAGATGCAATTGGCGAGGCCATGAGTGAAAATGGTCGAGTAATCGTTACGGGATGCTTAGGTAAAGACGAAGATAAAATTCGTCAAATGCATCCGAACGTTTTAAAGGTTACTGGTGCGGCAGCTTATCAAGATGTGATGGAAGCTGTACATGAATATGTACCAGCACCACCTAAACATAATCCGTTTATTGATTTGGTTCCTGAACAAGGAATTCGCTTAACACCAAAGCATTATGCTTACTTAAAAATATCTGAAGGATGTAACCATCGTTGTACCTTCTGTATTATCCCAAGTATGCGTGGTGACTTGGTTTCTCGTCCAGTTGGTAGTGTATTGGAAGAAGCTGCGGCACTTAAAAGAGCCGGTGTTAAAGAAATCTTGGTTATTTCTCAAGATACATCAGCTTATGGTGTAGATACCAAGTACAAACTTGACTTCTGGAATGGTCAGCCTGTTAAGACAAAATTCTTCGACATGTGTGAAGCACTCGGCCAATTGGGTATCTGGGTGCGTTTACACTATGTTTATCCATATCCACATGTTGACGCAGTTATCGATTTAATGGCTCAAGGTAAAATCCTGCCATATCTTGATATTCCTTTCCAACATGCAAGCCCACGCGTTCTTAAATTAATGAAGCGTCCGGCACATAGTGAAAATACACTAGAAAAAATTAAGTTATGGCGTCAAAAATGCCCTGATCTTGTGATCCGTTCTACTTTTGTGGTTGGTTTTCCTGGCGAAACTGAAGAAGACTTCCAGATTTTG
This region of Acinetobacter sp. XS-4 genomic DNA includes:
- the glnG gene encoding nitrogen regulation protein NR(I); translated protein: MSRNKIWVIDDDRAMRWVLEKTFKEEGFDVTNFEEAQTALERLHHDAPDVILTDIRMPGIDGLTFLSKVKNSHPDLPVIIMTAHSDLESAVSSYQTGAFEYLPKPFDIDEALALVNRAILHINKLQQQEATKTASPLQSTEIIGESPAMQEVFRAIGRLSQSHITVLINGESGTGKELVAHALHKHSPRRAKPFIALNMAAIPKDLIETELFGHEKGAFTGANTQHQGRFEQANGGTLFLDEIGDMPFETQTRLLRVLADGEFYRVGGHIPVKVDVRIVAATHQDLEKLVNEGRFREDLYHRLNVIRIHIPKLAHRSEDIPMLAQHFLARAGKELGVSPKILRTETTDYMQQLPWPGNVRQLENTCRWLTVMITGREVYPEDLPSELKQVPLQKNSDSGQPAPSFERISLHHWDELLNQWAIQKLKNGEMKILDIATPMFERTLINAALQQTRGRKRHAAELLGWGRNTLTRKLKELGMESADDDEEDEHKVSQTEA
- the glnL gene encoding nitrogen regulation protein NR(II), whose protein sequence is MDQHNPIDYRLLVDNLTTAILLIDSNLNIFYLNSACEALFDISLLRASGQPVLNLLHAPDDTFNTHEALLNTIKTGQPYTRREAVINVNFKDLHVDYTVSQLNAGKSYHPLLLIELNPIDRMLKISKEENLVQQHQVARQLVRGVAHEIKNPLAGIRGATQLLARSLNDKTYAEFTDVIINEVDRLTNLADTMLGSRQLPSYENVNVHEPLERVRSLIANQTKKKIKIIRDYDLSLPDVNADRDQLIQVMLNISVNAIQAITENKAFFIDHEPELILRTRIQRLVTINGVLNRSTVRVDIEDNGPGIPESILESVFYPLVTGRAKGTGLGLSIAQNIMHQHNGMIECQSVPGKTIFSLYLPWESDRVAK
- the rimO gene encoding 30S ribosomal protein S12 methylthiotransferase RimO, coding for MKTPKVGFVSLGCPKALVDSERILTQLKTEGYQVASDYDGADLVVVNTCGFIESAVQESLDAIGEAMSENGRVIVTGCLGKDEDKIRQMHPNVLKVTGAAAYQDVMEAVHEYVPAPPKHNPFIDLVPEQGIRLTPKHYAYLKISEGCNHRCTFCIIPSMRGDLVSRPVGSVLEEAAALKRAGVKEILVISQDTSAYGVDTKYKLDFWNGQPVKTKFFDMCEALGQLGIWVRLHYVYPYPHVDAVIDLMAQGKILPYLDIPFQHASPRVLKLMKRPAHSENTLEKIKLWRQKCPDLVIRSTFVVGFPGETEEDFQILLDWLVEAQLDRVGCFTYSPVEGATANDLPDHVPEEIKQERYERFMQVQQQISAAKLQKRIGQTMTVLVDGLEDEYPVAVARSYADAPEIDGNVFVEDIDKNTIQPGDILEVEITDADEYDLFAKLIKIKSV